In one Erinaceus europaeus chromosome 3, mEriEur2.1, whole genome shotgun sequence genomic region, the following are encoded:
- the LOC103112771 gene encoding U6 snRNA-associated Sm-like protein LSm7 translates to MADKEKKKKKKKKESILDLSKYIDKAILVKFQGGHEASGILKGFDPLLNLVLDGTMEYMRDPNDQYKLSEDTRQLGLVVCRGTSVVLICPQDGMEAIPNPFIQQQDV, encoded by the coding sequence ATGGCggacaaggagaagaagaagaagaagaagaagaaggagagcatCTTGGACCTGTCCAAGTACATCGACAAGGCCATCCTGGTCAAGTTCCAGGGCGGCCACGAAGCCAGTGGCATCCTGAAAGGCTTTGACCCTCTGCTGAACCTGGTGCTGGACGGGACCATGGAATACATGCGAGACCCCAACGACCAGTACAAGCTGTCTGAGGACACGCGGCAGCTGGGGCTTGTGGTCTGCAGGGGGACGTCCGTCGTGCTCATCTGCCCCCAGGACGGCATGGAGGCCATTCCCAACCCCTTCATCCAGCAGCAGGACGTCTAG